The genomic window AGCGCGATGAAGCCTTTGTGCAGGGGCTTGATATGGGCCCGGAGTTTTGCCTGGCCACCTTTCACCGCGCGGAGAACACCAATGATTTGGGGCGGCTCGCCGGGATTCTGGAGAGTTTGGAGCGTCTTGTCGCAGGAGGCAGGCCCGTGGTCTTTCCCGTGCATCCGCGAGTACGGAATTTGTTGGCCGAAGGCAAGGTTCCGGCTCCGGCAGGCGTGAAGATGATCGAGCCTGTGGGCTATGCGCGGATTTTGGCGCTGCAGAACGCGGCCTCTTTGGTGTTGACGGATTCCGGGGGAATCCAAAAAGAGAGTTATTTATTTAAGACACCTTGTATTACGGTGCGTGATCGCACAGAGTGGACACCTACCCTTCGGGGAGGGTGTAATCGTTTGGTCGGGGCGGATGCAGAGAAGATTGTGGCTGCTTCGGAAGAAATCCGGGAGAATCCGCCTCGAAACTGGAACCGGGAGCTATTTGGGGACGGGCACGCAGGGGATCGCATTGCCGGGATTCTCTGGCAGAGCTACAGCCCGTCCACCTTGGAGGTCAGACTACAGTGATTAAAGGAAAACGTATTTTCTTAACCGGCGGCGCGGGATTTATCGGCACCACCTTGATCCAGCGGCTTATTGAAAACAACACGGTGATTGCGTACGACAATTTACTCCGGGATGCCCTTACCGGCACGGATCTGGCCCGGCACCCGAATCTGACCTTTATCAAGGGAGATGTGTTGGACACGGAAGCCTTGGCGCCGGCCATGAAAGGGGCTCAAATCGTGGTGCACCTGGCTGCGATTGCGGGCGTGGATTCCGTGTTGCGGGATCCTATTACCACGATCAAGGTCAATATGGTGGGCACGGCCAATGTGCTCGACATCGTTTCACGAATCAAAGGCCTGGAACGTTTTGTGGATTTTTCCACCAGTGAGGTCT from Candidatus Omnitrophota bacterium includes these protein-coding regions:
- the wecB gene encoding UDP-N-acetylglucosamine 2-epimerase (non-hydrolyzing) produces the protein MKLVSVIGARPQFVKVWAVARALHDYVDEVGRADLAHKIVHTGQHFEEAMSGSFFREFKLSEPDYNLGISGGSQASMVGRMVTALEEILLREKPDAVIVYGDTNSTLAGSIAAACLGIDIAHVESGLRSGDPRQPEEINRVTSDRLSRILFCPIEEAAELLRNEGIVDGVHLVGDVMVDSWCSFVEQRDEAFVQGLDMGPEFCLATFHRAENTNDLGRLAGILESLERLVAGGRPVVFPVHPRVRNLLAEGKVPAPAGVKMIEPVGYARILALQNAASLVLTDSGGIQKESYLFKTPCITVRDRTEWTPTLRGGCNRLVGADAEKIVAASEEIRENPPRNWNRELFGDGHAGDRIAGILWQSYSPSTLEVRLQ